The nucleotide sequence CGTGACGGTGCCGCCGGGCACCCATACCGAGTAGCTGCGGGCATTCACCGGGAAGTTGCCGGTGCCGTTGGCATCGGTGGTCACGGTGCTGGTGTTGTTGCCGGTTTTGTCGGTCAGCGTGGCGCTCTTGAAGGGCGTGGTCACCGTTTTGGTGCGGGCCGTGCTGCCGTCGTTGAGCAGCAGGAGCAGGCCTTTGTGCGAGGCGTCGCCGGCGCGGGAGTACACGTACACGTCGGCGTCGTTCACGCTGGTGTACTCGGCGGCGGCACCGTAGGCGTTGGCCTGGCGGATGCCGTTGAGGGTTTTAATCTGGTTGCCGAGGCCGTAGTTGTAGTAGTCCTTGTAGAACACGCAGGGGTAGCCGTTGGCGCGGGTCAGGATGTAGGCGTAGGCCAGCATCTTGAGGTTGGTCACGGGCGAGTACAGGGCGCCGGGGTGGTCGGTGTCGTGGTTATCCACGAACGACACCGACAGCGTCGGGTTCGACTCAGTGAAACCGGCGAACTGCAGCCCGCGCATGTCCCAGGCGCCGTTGCCGTTGCTCATGTCCTGGAAGGTGTAGTGCAGCGGCACGTCGAAGAGGCTGGTGCGGCCACCGGTGGCGGCGGCGTAGTTCTTCAGGTCCTGCAGGTTGCGGAACCACGCCTCCGAAACGGCAAAGCGGCCGTTGGTTTTCACCGCATCCAGCCACTGGTTCACGTAGGGCGTGTAGATGTGCTTGGTGGCATCGAGGCGGTAGCCGTCGAGACTCATCTTGGTGGTAATCCAGTTGCCCCAGTTGATGGTCTCGGTCTGGTTGCTGGTGTTGCCATTATACTGGATTTCCGAGCCGAGCAGGTTGTCGTAGGCGTCGTTGTTGGCGTAGGGCTGGAAGTCCCAGCTTTTCCACTGGTACCAGCCGTTGTTGGGCGCCTGCTGCGTGCCGGTGAAGTTGTTGAAGGTCCACTTGTAGCTGCTGTAGGTGTTGCCGCGGCCGGGGAAGTTGAACTTGGTGTACACCAGGTTGCCGTTCACGTTTTCCTGGGCGTCGGCCCAGGTCATGTGGTTCATCACCATGTCCTCGTACACCTGCAGGCCCTGGGCCTTCATGGCCCCAATAGCGGTCTGCAGCTGCCCGATGGTGCCGTAGCGCGTGGCCACGGTACCTTTCTGGTTGAACTCGCCCAGGTCGTAGCGGTCATACACGCCGTAGCCGACGTCGCTCTGGCTGCCGCCTTTGTATGCCGGCGGGAGCCACAGAGCAGTAATGCCGGCGGACTTCAGCTCGGCGGCCCGAGAGCCCAGCACCTGCCACCAGGTGCCCTGCGTGCTGCTGATCGGCACATCCCAGTAGAAGGCCTGCATCATCACACCATTGGTCGCCACGGCACTCTGTGTGACCGGGGCGGCGCTTGGGGCTGCCATGGGCTGCACCGCGTCTTTGTTGCAGGCTTGCGTCAGCAGTCCTGCGGCAGCCAGCCCGCAGAGGGCCAGCGCGTTCATTTTTCTCATAAAAGTGGGAGTTGGTTGTGGTAAGAAAGAACGAAGCAATACTACCGGATTTATGAGAATTATTCAATTGACGCCCAGTGATTTTGCGTGTAGAATTTGGGCTAATATTCAAAATAAGCCATTTTTAGCGCCTGAGGCTATGTTTAGCCGATTCGCCTGTGTATCAGGATGCTTGTAATAATACTATATTGACCAAAGCTGGTGCTGTGTTGCTCCGTTTCGGATGGGCCACGCACGAAAACGCCCGGCCTGCAAAGCAGATCGGGCGTTGAAACGAAGGCGGTTAGCGGGCTAAACTTACAGCTCCGTGAAGTCGAAAGAGGTTTCCAGGAACTTCGTGGTGAAGTTGCCCGACTTGAAGTCGGCGTTGTCCATCAGCTTCAGGTGGAACGGAATCGTCGTTTTCACGCCTTCCACCACAAACTCGCTCAGGGCGCGCTTCATCTTCACGATGCACTCCTCCCGGGTCTGGGCCACGGTGATGAGCTTGGCAATCATCGAGTCGTAGTTCGATGGAATCTGGTAGCCGGCATATACGTGCGTGTCTACGCGCACGCCGTGGCCGCCGGGGATGTGCAGGGTCGTGATTTTGCCCGGCGACGGACGGAAATCCTTGCTTGGGTCCTCGGCGTTGATGCGGCACTCCATGGCGTGCATCTTGGGGGCGTAGTTGTTGCCCGAAATCGGGATGCCCGCCGCCACCTTGATCTGCTCCTTGATCAGGTCGTAGTTGATAACCTCTTCCGTCACGGGGTGCTCCACCTGAATGCGGGTGTTCATCTCCATGAAGTAGAAGTTGCGGTCCTTGTCCACCAGAAACTCGATGGTGCCCACGCCTTCGTAGCCGATAGCGGCAGCTCCAGCAATGGCGGCTGCGCCCATCCGCTCGCGCAGATCGTCGGTCATGAAGGGCGAAGGGGCCTCTTCCACCAGCTTCTGGTGGCGGCGCTGAATGCTGCAGTCGCGCTCCGAAAGGTGGCACACGTGGCCGAACTGGTCGCCGCAGATCTGGATTTCAATGTGGCGGGGCTCCACCACAAACTTCTCCAGGTACATGCCGTCGTTGCCGAAGGCGGCTTTCGATTCGGTGCGGGCGTCGTTCCAGGCTTTCTCGAACTCGTCTTCGGAGTTGATGATGCGCATGCCGCGCCCGCCGCCGCCGGCTGTCGCCTTCAGAATAACGGGGTACTTGATCTTGGCGGCAATCTTCTTGCCCTGCTCCACCGATTCCAGCAAGCCCACCGAACCCGGAATGCAGGGTACGCCGGCCTTGATCATGGTGGCTTTGGCCGAAGCCTTGTCGCCCATCTGGTTGATCATCTCGGGCGAGGCCCCGATGAACTTGATGCCATTTTCATGGCACACGCGCGAGAATTCGGCGTTTTCGCTCAGGAAGCCATAACCCGGATGAATGGCGTCAGCGTTGGTGATTTCGGCGGCGGCAATCAGTGTCGGGATGCTCAGGTAGCTCTGCGACGAAGCCGGTGGGCCGATGCACACGGCCTCATCAGCAAAGCGCACGTGCAGGCTTTCCTTGTCGGCGGTGGAGTACACAGCCACCGTCTTGATGCCCATCTCCTTGCAGGTGCGGATAATGCGCAACGCAATTTCGCCCCGGTTGGCAATCAGTATTTTTTTGAACACGAGTTCAGTATTGAGTGGTGAGTATTAAGTAGTGAGTAATGAGCAACAGCCACTTCATGATTTCTGGAGTTACCCAGTCTCACTACTTAGTACTCACTACTCCATACCAAAAATTACATCGGCTCAATCAGGAACAGCGGCTGGTCGTATTCCACTGGCGAAGCGTTTTCCACCAGAGCTTTTACCACGCGGCCGCTCTGCTCGGCTTCAATTTCGTTGAAGAGCTTCATAGCCTCAATGATGCAAATCACCTGACCTTTCTCCACCAGGTCACCGACTTGGATGAAGGCGGGCGTTTCGGGGCTGCTGCTGCGGTAGAACGTGCCAATCATCGGGGATTTCAGCGGTACCATGTTGGCGGCTTCGGCCGGAGCCGCGGCGGCTGGGGCCGGAGCTGCTGCTGCCGCTGCAACCGGGGCTGCTGGGGCCGGAGCCGCCACGGCGGCCGGAGCTGCCTGGGGCGCTGGGGCCGCTACGCTCATCACCTGGCGGGTGTTGGGCTCGCGCTGAACCGAGATTTTAAATTCCTCGGTTTCGATGTTGACTTTGTTCAGTCCCGACTTGGCGATGAAGTCGATGAGGTCCTGGAGTTCTTTGGCTTTCATGGAGGAAGGCTTGAGTGGCTGCTTACTTGACTCTTTCGACATAGGAGTAGTCGCTGGTCTTGATGCGGATTTTGGTGTCAGTATCAAT is from Hymenobacter yonginensis and encodes:
- a CDS encoding alpha-amylase: MRKMNALALCGLAAAGLLTQACNKDAVQPMAAPSAAPVTQSAVATNGVMMQAFYWDVPISSTQGTWWQVLGSRAAELKSAGITALWLPPAYKGGSQSDVGYGVYDRYDLGEFNQKGTVATRYGTIGQLQTAIGAMKAQGLQVYEDMVMNHMTWADAQENVNGNLVYTKFNFPGRGNTYSSYKWTFNNFTGTQQAPNNGWYQWKSWDFQPYANNDAYDNLLGSEIQYNGNTSNQTETINWGNWITTKMSLDGYRLDATKHIYTPYVNQWLDAVKTNGRFAVSEAWFRNLQDLKNYAAATGGRTSLFDVPLHYTFQDMSNGNGAWDMRGLQFAGFTESNPTLSVSFVDNHDTDHPGALYSPVTNLKMLAYAYILTRANGYPCVFYKDYYNYGLGNQIKTLNGIRQANAYGAAAEYTSVNDADVYVYSRAGDASHKGLLLLLNDGSTARTKTVTTPFKSATLTDKTGNNTSTVTTDANGTGNFPVNARSYSVWVPGGTVTTPPSTTTTAVSFNVTYSGTVSGQDVYVLGSTAQLGAWNTANAIKLSGASFPVWKGTINLTSGTSVQYKYIRKDAAGNVLYEGGANRTFTPTGTSQTRTETWQ
- the accC gene encoding acetyl-CoA carboxylase biotin carboxylase subunit, coding for MFKKILIANRGEIALRIIRTCKEMGIKTVAVYSTADKESLHVRFADEAVCIGPPASSQSYLSIPTLIAAAEITNADAIHPGYGFLSENAEFSRVCHENGIKFIGASPEMINQMGDKASAKATMIKAGVPCIPGSVGLLESVEQGKKIAAKIKYPVILKATAGGGGRGMRIINSEDEFEKAWNDARTESKAAFGNDGMYLEKFVVEPRHIEIQICGDQFGHVCHLSERDCSIQRRHQKLVEEAPSPFMTDDLRERMGAAAIAGAAAIGYEGVGTIEFLVDKDRNFYFMEMNTRIQVEHPVTEEVINYDLIKEQIKVAAGIPISGNNYAPKMHAMECRINAEDPSKDFRPSPGKITTLHIPGGHGVRVDTHVYAGYQIPSNYDSMIAKLITVAQTREECIVKMKRALSEFVVEGVKTTIPFHLKLMDNADFKSGNFTTKFLETSFDFTEL
- the accB gene encoding acetyl-CoA carboxylase biotin carboxyl carrier protein, with the protein product MKAKELQDLIDFIAKSGLNKVNIETEEFKISVQREPNTRQVMSVAAPAPQAAPAAVAAPAPAAPVAAAAAAPAPAAAAPAEAANMVPLKSPMIGTFYRSSSPETPAFIQVGDLVEKGQVICIIEAMKLFNEIEAEQSGRVVKALVENASPVEYDQPLFLIEPM